In Syngnathus acus chromosome 21, fSynAcu1.2, whole genome shotgun sequence, one genomic interval encodes:
- the slc5a3b gene encoding sodium/myo-inositol cotransporter, with translation MGPGMEAADIAVVALYFVLVLAIGFFAMWKSNRSTVSGYFLAGRSMTWIVIGASLFVSNIGSEHFIGLAGSGAAGGFAVGAWEFNALLLLQLLGWVFVPVYIHSGVFTMPEYLSKRYGGIRLKVYFAFLSILLYIFTKLSVDLYAGALFIQESLGWNLYLSIGLLICMTAILTVTGGLVAVMYTDALQAVLMIGGAATLTIISLLKVGGLEGVKARYMEAIPNVTAILATGNYTYSPSCRIHPKPNSLRILHGPLDEDIPWPGFILGQTTASIWYWCADQVIVQRVLAAKNIAHAKCSTLMAGLLKILPMFLIVIPGMISRILFVDEIACIGPEHCMDVCGSQAGCSNIAYPRLVMAVMPVGLRGLMMAVMIAALMSDLDSIFNSASTIFTLDIYQTARKKASQRELLIVGRLFVVLMVVISIVWVPVIIEMQGGQTYLYIQEVAGYLTPPIAALFLLGVFWKRCNEKGAFWGGVTGSILGTIRLILAFMYRQPRCDQPDNRPAFIVQVHYMYVAAGLFWISGFVAVVVSLLTSAPEEERIRTTTVWGLRFVEKLPDNPKDREQMYQLTEKNAFIGDASLHKTLPPDVRKEKCLDGADIKLLVTSTDHDPATPSAEPSPATTPADRFGKLDDGERHEVSRCIRLLDWFCGFKEPSQDAQPKTPQQNARAIAEMLHEPPRVKLFLNLGLLFVCSLGVFMFIIFSL, from the coding sequence ATGGGTCCTGGAATGGAAGCGGCTGACATCGCCGTAGTTGCGCTCTACTTTGTCCTCGTGCTCGCCATCGGCTTTTTCGCCATGTGGAAATCCAACCGCAGCACCGTGAGCGGCTACTTCCTGGCCGGGCGCTCCATGACCTGGATAGTGATCGGCGCCTCGCTCTTTGTGAGTAATATCGGCAGCGAACATTTCATCGGACTGGCCGGGTCGGGAGCGGCAGGCGGCTTTGCTGTGGGAGCTTGGGAGTTCAACGCCCTTCTGCTTCTGCAACTACTCGGCTGGGTCTTCGTTCCCGTGTACATCCACTCGGGAGTGTTCACCATGCCCGAATACCTATCCAAGCGCTATGGGGGCATTCGGCTGAAGGTCTACTTTGCTTTCCTCTCAATTCTCCTCTACATTTTCACCAAGCTGTCTGTGGACTTGTACGCCGGCGCTCTCTTCATCCAGGAGTCGCTCGGGTGGAATCTTTACCTGTCTATAGGTCTGCTCATCTGCATGACTGCCATTCTCACTGTCACTGGTGGACTGGTGGCGGTTATGTACACAGACGCGCTTCAGGCCGTGTTGATGATCGGTGGAGCTGCGACATTAACCATCATCAGCCTTCTTAAAGTGGGTGGGCTAGAAGGTGTCAAAGCTAGGTACATGGAAGCTATCCCCAACGTGACCGCCATCTTGGCTACTGGGAACTATACGTATTCACCCTCTTGCCGTATCCACCCCAAACCCAACTCTCTCCGCATCCTCCACGGCCCCTTGGATGAAGACATTCCGTGGCCGGGGTTCATTCTGGGCCAAACCACCGCTTCCATTTGGTACTGGTGTGCTGACCAGGTCATAGTTCAGAGAGTGCTTGCGGCAAAGAACATTGCCCACGCTAAGTGCTCCACACTCATGGCGGGACTCCTTAAGATCCTTCCCATGTTTTTAATCGTCATCCCGGGTATGATCTCCCGCATCTTGTTCGTAGACGAGATCGCCTGCATTGGGCCCGAACACTGCATGGATGTGTGCGGCTCTCAGGCGGGCTGCTCCAACATTGCGTACCCTCGTCTGGTCATGGCCGTGATGCCCGTGGGTCTCCGCGGTCTGATGATGGCGGTGATGATCGCTGCCCTGATGAGCGATCTCGACTCCATCTTTAACAGCGCGAGCACCATCTTCACCCTGGACATCTACCAAACCGCGAGAAAGAAGGCGTCTCAGCGGGAGCTGCTCATCGTGGGTCGCCTTTTTGTGGTGCTCATGGTGGTCATAAGCATCGTTTGGGTTCCCGTCATCATCGAGATGCAAGGCGGTCAGACCTACCTTTACATCCAGGAGGTGGCCGGCTACCTTACCCCACCCATCGCCGCCCTCTTCTTACTCGGCGTCTTCTGGAAGCGGTGTAATGAGAAAGGGGCCTTCTGGGGAGGCGTGACCGGTTCCATTCTGGGTACCATCCGACTGATCCTGGCTTTTATGTACCGCCAGCCTCGCTGCGACCAACCAGACAACCGGCCTGCTTTCATCGTTCAGGTCCACTACATGTATGTGGCAGCCGGTTTGTTCTGGATCTCAGGCTTTGTGGCCGTGGTGGTCAGTCTTCTCACATCTGCGCCGGAAGAGGAACGGATTCGCACCACGACGGTGTGGGGCCTCCGTTTTGTGGAGAAATTGCCCGACAACCCAAAAGACAGAGAGCAAATGTACCAGCTGACTGAGAAGAACGCCTTCATCGGTGACGCAAGCCTGCACAAAACTTTGCCCCCGGATGTCAGAAAGGAGAAGTGTCTGGACGGTGCCGATATCAAACTCCTGGTCACGTCCACCGACCACGACCCGGCCACCCCCAGCGCGGAGCCATCCCCGGCGACCACTCCCGCGGACAGGTTCGGTAAACTGGACGACGGAGAACGCCACGAAGTCAGCCGCTGTATTCGCCTGCTGGACTGGTTTTGCGGCTTCAAGGAGCCGTCGCAGGACGCGCAGCCAAAAACGCCCCAGCAAAATGCGAGGGCGATCGCGGAGATGCTCCACGAGCCACCGCGAGTCAAACTTTTCCTCAATCTTGGCCTGCTGTTCGTCTGCTCCTTGGGCGTctttatgtttattattttttcgcTGTAG